One stretch of Mycolicibacterium fallax DNA includes these proteins:
- a CDS encoding nuclear transport factor 2 family protein has translation MGRPVVDADDSLLELEALKTLKARYCRYLDAKDWTRWRTLFTDDFISDTSRAGGLRIAGADDFVAFTRATLGRPSRPTVHQVHAPELEITTPTTATGVWALQDVVRFGRLATLVGYGHYRETYRKSDAGWQIATSTLTRLREDIHTPVGTLFVSDRMRAAAGRAMARKNRRS, from the coding sequence ATGGGAAGGCCGGTGGTGGACGCCGACGACTCGCTGCTCGAGCTCGAGGCGCTCAAAACCCTCAAGGCCCGGTACTGCCGCTACCTGGACGCCAAGGACTGGACCCGCTGGCGGACGCTGTTCACCGACGACTTCATCAGCGACACCTCCCGGGCCGGCGGGCTGCGGATCGCCGGCGCCGACGACTTCGTCGCGTTCACCCGCGCCACCCTGGGCCGGCCGTCCCGCCCCACCGTGCACCAGGTGCACGCCCCCGAACTGGAGATCACCACGCCGACCACCGCCACCGGGGTGTGGGCACTGCAGGACGTGGTGCGGTTCGGCCGGCTGGCGACCCTGGTGGGCTACGGGCACTACCGGGAGACCTACCGCAAATCCGACGCCGGGTGGCAGATCGCCACCTCGACGCTGACCCGGCTGCGCGAGGACATCCACACCCCGGTGGGCACGCTGTTCGTCTCGGACCGGATGCGCGCCGCCGCCGGCCGGGCGATGGCGCGGAAGAATCGGCGGTCATGA